AAGTGCGGATCACGCTCCCCGAGACGGCCACCGTTCGCTCGTTCGTCGACCTGTTCGTCGACCGCTACCCCGAGGCGGAGCTGATCGCTCGCCGACGGCGAACCGCCGACGCACCGATCGACGGTGCGGGCGACTCGCCCCTCGACGACCTGACGCCCCGCCAGACCGACGCACTCACGGCCGCCTATTACAGCGGCTTCTTCGAGTGGCCACGGGAGAGCGCCGGGGAAGACGTGGCCGACTCGCTCGACGTGGCACCCCCGACGTTCCAGGAACACCTCCGCCGTGCACAGGCGAAACTCCTCACAGACCTCCTCGGGGACGGTCTCCCGTGAATCCGCCACGCGCTCGTCCCGACGCCGCTCACGGACGATCGTCGGTGATTTTCGAACGTGATACCGACGGACGAGACCGGCCCTATCTGTGTAGGGCCGTTTTCCACTGATACCCTACGAATGTAGGGGACAGTGTGGAAGGGGTGGCGAAACATCGATCAGTAGAGACTGACAACCATGTTCTCAATTCTGGCGGCGGCGACGGGACGGCAGACCGACGACGAAGCGCCCGCGGTCACCGGCGAGGGCGGTACCGACCGCGTGGACGAGACGAGCGCGGTCGTCAAGAGCATCCTGAAAGGGCTCCAGGAACCCACGACGGTCCTCGACGCGGACGCGAACATTCAGTACGTCAACGACCAGGCCCTCGCGCTGTTCGACACGACCGAATCGGCGGCGGTCGGAGCGGCACCGTCGGCGTTGATCGACGACGACTGTGAGGCGACGCCGGTCGGACGGGAGGCCCTGGAGACGGGCACGGACGTGCAGGAACGCGAGGAGCGGATCGCGGTCGACGGCGACGTGACGCCGGTCACGCGGACGGTGACCCTGCTGTACGACGAGGACGGCGAAGTGACCGGCGCACTGGAGATCGACAGGGATCGGACCGAAAAACTGAGACAGCGCCGCCGGAAACGGGCGCTCGAAACCTACCAGACGAGCGTCCTCGACGATCTCGGTTCAAAACTCCGCAGGCTCTCGGAGGGTGATCTCACGATCGACCCGACGGTCCCACGGCCGGCGGACGTCGTCGAGGACGCCGAGGACTTCTCCGAGATGGAGACGGTCCACGAGGAGTTCACCGAGATGAACGAACACTTAGGGCGTGCCGTCGACAACATTTCGACCGTCGTCAGCCGACTCACCGACCAGTCCGACGATCTCAGTGGCAAGAGCGACACGCTGAGTGCGTCGAGCGAAGAGGTGACGAGTACGATCGAGGAGGTCGACGCGTCGACCACCGAGATCAGCGACGGGGCCGAGGACCTCGCGGCCAAGACCGAGCGGGCGGAGGCGACGGTCGACGACCTCTCGGCCTCGAT
Above is a genomic segment from Halorientalis sp. LT38 containing:
- a CDS encoding methyl-accepting chemotaxis protein → MFSILAAATGRQTDDEAPAVTGEGGTDRVDETSAVVKSILKGLQEPTTVLDADANIQYVNDQALALFDTTESAAVGAAPSALIDDDCEATPVGREALETGTDVQEREERIAVDGDVTPVTRTVTLLYDEDGEVTGALEIDRDRTEKLRQRRRKRALETYQTSVLDDLGSKLRRLSEGDLTIDPTVPRPADVVEDAEDFSEMETVHEEFTEMNEHLGRAVDNISTVVSRLTDQSDDLSGKSDTLSASSEEVTSTIEEVDASTTEISDGAEDLAAKTERAEATVDDLSASIEEITASAQEISANADEAAGMAEDGVEDGKTAVHRIRDATDATGSVAERIDSLEASMAEVSEIIDMIAEIADQTNILALNASIEAARAGEAGEGFAVVADEVKDLAEESQSSADDIATIIEDVQSQTEDLVDAIHEANSDVESGADAVEDVVDSLEGIHDRVEQTNAGVAEITTAVEEQAENAESVSALVEDTSAMTQQVVASIQQISAATNEQATATDDVANTAQELSVMSEDVFELVDTFRLTDDENANVDELDDAIDV